ATGTTTTTATGTAAAATTGAAACCGAATTCAACTTTACAGGGTAAATTAGAACCAGAATTCAATCCGTGTGATCATCATGTTAAAATAAATTAACATCATTACCTTTCAAAGTCACTGATCTTTTCCATTTGAGTTATTGTTGAGGAAGATTAGATTAATATCATAAATTAAACTCCGTTGGGACGCAATACCTTACACCAGAAACTGAAAAGAATCACAAAACTAAAGCCCCTAACCAAAAATGAATGaaacttccaaaaaaaattacaataaaAAAACTAACAATCTCACCTTCCAATACCCATAGATGTTGATTGAATTGTTGTTGTTAGTTTTCGCTGTTTGTTGACAGAGCTGGGCAATTTCAGATCTCGTGATTTGGAGAATAACAGATGGATCAAGATTTTCTGACGATCGATTTTCTATGAATTTGTGTTCGGATTTGGAGACCTAGGTTCAGTGTAGTTGTACTTCAGAGAGTTAATGTGTAACGCAGATAGAAAAGGGAAAAGGAAATGAAGAAAGTCTAGGGTTTCAACTTTAGGTTTGTATTTATATTCTAATTTAGGTTTCACCTTTAGGTTTGTATCTACCTCGAGATTCTAAATCTAACGTTGTACCAAAATATATGTTATATCTCGTATCTATTAGAGTATATCAGAATGTATGATGGAGGTCAATCCGAGCAGTGTGAACCGGAACATGCCTCGTCGTGTTTATGATTAGTCGTAATATCTAACATGAACTATAAATATATCAATGTACTAAAGGATTAGGGCTTTGTCCAATATCTGGAAGAGCATAATGTATATTGAATGCCAATACTGAGTACCGTGAACCTAGACATGCATCTTCGCGTATATGATTACTCATAATATCTATCTCGAGACTTTAAATCTGGGAGTGTACCAAAAGATACGTTTTGTCCCATATCTGGTAGATCGGAATGTATGATGGTGGTCAATATCGAGCAGTGTGAACCTAAACATACATCGTCGCGTCTATGATTACTCATAATATCTATCTCGAGACCCTGAGTATGGAAATATACTAAAAGATTTGTTTTGTCTCATATCTGGTAGATCGGAGTTGTGGTCGATACCTAGTAGTGTGAACTGAAACATGCGTCGCCCCGCCTTTATGACTACTCACAATACCTATCCAGGGACTCTAAATCTGGGAATCTAGGAAAAGAAACTAAACATGCATCGATCCATCAATGTTTACTCATAATATCAACTTCGAGACTCTAAATATGGGAATGTACCAAAAGATATGTTTTTCTCAATATCTATCTGGAAGATTGGAATATATGTCAAATGTCACTATCGAGCAGTGTGAAACTAAACATGCATCTTTCCATCAATGATTACTCATAATATCTACCTCGAGACTCTAAATATAACATTTTACCAAAATATCTGCTTTTTTATATCTAGTATATCGCAATGTATGATGGAGGTCAATCCGAGCAGTGTGGACCAAAACATGCCTCTTCGCGTTAATTATTACTCGTAATATCTATCCTGGACTAAAAATATCTACAAATGTACCAAAAGATTAgggctttgtccaatatttggaAACTTCGGAATGTAGGACGGAGTTCAATACTGAATACTGTgacctaggcatgcttcctcgcgTCTATGATTACTCATAATATCTTCCTGATGACTCTAAATCTACGAATGTACCAAAGATCTTCTTTGTCCCATATCATGGTAGATCAGGATGTATTACGGAGTTCAATACCAAGCAATGTGAACCTAAACATGCATCGATGCGTCTATGACTACTCACAATACATGTCTCGAGACTCTAATCTAGGAATATAGGAAAAGATATGTTTTGTCCCATATCTGGTAGAACAGAATGTATGATGGAGGCATCGAGCAGTGTGAACCTAAAAGTCAACAATATCGAGTAGTGTGAACCTAAACATGCATCATTCGGTATATGATTACTCATAATATCTACCTCGAGAACCTAAATCTGTGGAATGTACCAAAAGATATGTTTTGCTCAATATCTGGAAGATCAGAATGAATGTATGTAGAATGTCAATACCGAGTAGTGTAAACTTAAACATGCATTGTTCGGTATATGATTACTCATAATATATTTCTCGATACTATATATTTAATAGGTCAAGAAATTCTGCTTTTTCCAACATCAAATATAGTGGAATGTATGACCTAGGGCCCGATACCGAGCAGTGTGATCCTGAAAATGCCTAGTTTGGTGTATGTCCAACATCAATCTCATACTTCTCAATGAATATTATATACTGGAATATCAGGGGCTTAAGAAGAAcaaaagccactgataaagttaGAAGTTTAGTTTCTAATTTTGGGCCTTCATTATTTTGGTTAGCTGAACCAAAAATTAGTGTGAGAAATGATACTATTAAAAAGTTAAGATTATCTGGAATGAGGCATTTGGTTATTCATAATTCTTCTGATACTGGTAAAGGAAATATTTGGTTACTACGGAGTTCTTTAATATCTGATCCAATTCTAGTTTCAAATACTAAACAAGAAATAACAGTGGAGGTAGGTGGTTCTTTAATTACTGGTGTTCATGCTACTTCTCTTAATGTAGATAGGAGATTTTTGTGGGACAAGATGCTGGAACTTAATAATCAAGATAAGCCATGGTTGGTCATTGGTGATTTTAATGCAGTCTTGAGTGTTGAGGAAAAGAAAGGTGGTAGAAGTCCACTAAAAATATCAATGCTGGAAttcaatagttgtattcataGTTGTGGACTTATCCAAGCCCCCAAAACTGGTTTAGAGTTTTCTTGGTGCAACAACAGAGCTGGAACTAAAAGAATTGTATGCAATTTGGATAGAGCATTCTATAATATGAAATGGTTGGAGTTACATCCTAGTTGGGGTTATAAAGTTGGTGTGAGAGGGATTTATGATCATGATGTTCTTTATGGAGCAAATGCCTTAATTCCTAAACCATTAAATGTACCATTCAGAGCTTTTAAAGTTTGGTTGGAGCATGAAGGATTTCTGAAATTAGTGAAAGATTATTGGCAAAATCAGGTAAATGGCAATCctagttttattttctttcataAATTCAAAGGGTTGAAAAAGGTGATAAATGACTGGAATTGGAATGTGTTTGGGGATATTAAAAAGAAgctcaaaaaagttgaagataaAGTCTTGCAAGCTGCTTTGGTCTCAGATAGAAATCCAGCAGATATAACATTATTAGATAAATTGGTAACTGCTAGAGGAGAACAAGAAATTTTACTTCATCAAAACAATTAAATGGTGAAACAAAAGTCAAGAGTAACATGGATGAAAGAAGGggattcaaattcaaaaaaaattcatgtAAACCTGAGGATCAGAGAAGCTCAAAACTCTATTGTTGAACTAGAAAATAGTGAAGGTTCTCTCATAACTAGTCAACAAGGAATTTCTAACATTTTGGTGTcttattttgaagaaaaatttaAATTTCAGGAGACTCGGATTGTAGAAAATATTTTTAGTGTTGTTCCTCAAGAAGTGAATTAATAAGACAACAAGATTCTTGAATCAACACCATCAGCTGAAGAAATAAAGAAAGCAGTATTTGAAATGGACCCTGATGGGTTTAGTGGATGGTTTTACAAATGTGCATGGAATATAATTGGTGAAGATTTTATCAAATCCATTCAATGTTGTTGGTCAAAAGGCTTCATCCCTACTGGTATGAATTCCAATTTCTTAATGCTTCTTCCTAAAGTTAAAAATGTTAAGAGAGCAAATCAATATGGACCAACTGGTCTTATGAATTTTAGATTTAAGGTGATTACAAAAGTTATTACCTCCAGACTGAGTTTGATAATGGATAAATTAATCTCTCATCAACAAGGAGCTTTTATAAAAGAAAGGAATATACAAGAGCATATTGTACTTGCTTCTGAAATGGTGAATGAACTTGATATTAAAAGAAGAGGAGGCAATTTTGGGCTAAAGCTAGACATAACACAAGCATATGACTCTCTTAAATGGGAGTTCTTATTTCAAGATATGAAGGCATTTGGATTCTCAGTTAATTTTGTTAAATGGATACATATTTTGCTCAAGTCTGCTAAAATTTCTGTGTCGATTAATGGTGGGCCTGCTGGTTATTTTGGTGTGAGTAGAGGACTCAGGCAGGGTGACACATTATCACCATTATTATTTGTCATAGCAGAGGATGTACTCAGCAGACAATTGATCTCAATGGTTTTAAATAAGACATTGACTCCAATGGTCAACAGAAATAGAGTGCAACCAACACACATCTTTTTTACTGATGATATATTCATTTTTTGCAATTGTGATAAAATAAATGTAAGAAGGCTGATGCAGAAACTGAATGAGTATCAAAGATCATCTGGACAAAATATCAGTTTAACAAAGAGCAAGTGTTTTATTGGGGGGGAAAGTGAAAACAGAAAATTGCATGTAGATGCAGAATGCAACATTTCTCTAGTTTCCTTCCCTGACAAGTATTTGGGAGTAACTCTAGTTCCTGGGAGCATCAAATATACTCATGTTTGGGAATGTGTAGAATATCTTCAAGATAAACTAGCAGGCTGGAAGGGACAATTATTATCATTCCAAGAAAGATTGATTCTTGTGAAATTTGTCTTAAGCAGCATCCCAATTTACAATATGTCTGTTTATAAATGGCCTGCAAGAGTGTTAAAAGAATGTGAGAGAATAATAAGGAACTTTCTATGGTCTGGAGATCATAATGTGAGAAAAGCAGTTACATTAAAATGGGATAAGACTTGATCTCCATTATCAGAAGGTGGTTTGGACATTAGAAAACTTGAAGTTATCAATAAAGCTCTTTTAATGAAGCTCTACTGGAAGATTCTCAATGGTGAAGAAGAGTGggaaaaattatttcaagcaaaatTTAAGAACATCAGAGGAGAGTGGATAACTTACTACAAGAAATCCTCCATTTGGCCTAGTATAAAAATGATTATAAATGAAGTAGAGCACAATACAAGATGGCTAGTAAGTGATGGCCAACAAATCTCAGTTTGGCAAGATACATGGATAAAAGACAGACCTCTTTGTGAAATATTCCCAGGAAATCTTCTTATGCAGACTAATCCCAATATGAAGGTAGCTGAACTCTTAACCAATGGTGAATGGATTGTGCCTCCTGAGTTTTCACAATTTTTTGGTGCAAATGAATTGCTTGTTGCTGACAACACAAGTGACAGAAGAATTTGGTGTGGCTCCTCTACAGGTATTTTTTTCTGTGGCTTCTGCTTGTGAAGTAATTAGAATGAAATTTCCTACATTACAGTGGACCAAAAAAGTATGGCACAGTAGTGTGCACCCTAGTGTTTCTAGTAATGTATGAAAAATAGTTAGGAGAGTAGTGCCATCTGATGATACCATGAAAAGGAGGAAGTTtcatattgctttcaaagttgcaatttctggcactaccaaaggactaggagtactttcttcactaattgtcaagttttcaaaactgaaatttccaaagacggggctctcaaaagaagagtcttcgagctccttgccttcacaagaagaactactaggtttatcactaatcaaacgacctagagtgtttcttttccaagaccgctctctaataacctcgggcatacactagaaaaacaaaagaaaaagaaataaatcctaaaaggaagggaagttctatgcaaacacaaacaaggctgactccaccacagcaaacctattgatttctagcaaacaaaaagcatgatggctccacttagattgtttctagaccatcttttaatccttcgaaagggaattcgttaaaatttaagcaaacccctctggaatcaatccgagttaaagtaagttgaatcgagacgagggaagctcagtggagctttgatacccaaggcctcaccggagttacaaggcggcgtattcaactcacagaaacaatcatgaactttgaaacatgcttaaaagagtaaccaatatttttcgaatgactttcctattaagctcgttactctataggtctcgttctagtcaaattttaggcttaggttcgcgtttggtttcgttttcccaaggcgggaaagaagggaatgatgatgaaatccgaatccttatcttgtatggacagtccttgccctttactaggaaattaaagcagcagtTTTCAAAttctcagcatatatgcaaacgaaagaatacaataactcgctgacaggggattcgcgagtgtttcgacaaacttacctcccgtatcagacgggggatgaactgttgtagtcgactcggccacgactcctatgtcatgtatgatcccgaggggccgaggcgatatcgtaatcgtcgtccttctctgcaaacagttcaATATTTaatatactacccttccgtagggtttaaaaataaaataaggtccgagtgtccaaagtccaaaggaaagtccaaaaataaagtgcaaaagaaaaagaaaattacaaaaataaaagattcctaatacaatctaataaaataaaattctctcactttttttccttttcttttctttcgctctttcgctttgtctttgactccaaatcttaaagtattcaccaaaagttttggcaaattttttttttgctccaaattccaagatctgtaatacaaagacaaaaacccaaaaacgtaaagaagaaaaaataaaataagaacaaaaacctaaaaaataaatttaaaaactctagcctaaggacaagtccgcgtcggcggcgccaaaaattgatggtatttttacagtggttgtagaagtggtaagtaaTGGTTCGTTCAAGATTTGTGAAAGCagtttttttagacttaatttttataaataaaataacaaactcgaataaaaagtgttgtgaggattatggagaaactggggctaggattccgctatttaccaattctgAAGTattactaattataatcatgcaatttcacatgttcaaattaattctcaactattgcaaaagtagatttttagaaaaaacaaatgttaatccaaagcatgagacatcaaaaccctaggctaagcatgttccatcaaaagaaaatacaattttttaacaaaaatcataaagttCTTCGTGTTCCCTCGGTATAttttcgttgtcactgttgataaacgacaatTATATTGGgtctaaagttcttcgtgttcttcactacaccagcagaaaactcatctctgcaactctggttTTCTCGGCTTTGTAATGCTCAAAACTGTCCCAATTATCTCCTCCCCTTTCTCTGACCTCAGAAGACTCTTTATGTAGCAAACAGGAACAAGAAATCTCGCAGTAAAGTCTCTAATTCTTCTCATTACTCGGGAATAAAATCTTTCCGTTTTTACGGGATTATTTCCTTCTTTATCTACTTCTTGCGCTGCATGTAGGCTAACACACTCCAAACATACCACCACACCTTCCAGAAACGCTATAGAAATATTCATATTCACTACAACCACACGAAATCCCGTGAAACACTTCTCCCGTTGACATGCTGCCCTgtttttcttctctcggattATGTAGCCAAATTCAATCGAACCAAAGGCATTTACCAAGCCTGGTAAGCCCAATCACGTCATCCCAAAGAGTTTCAGCCGTTGTCTCTCTAAAATGCCTTCAAAATCGCAACCCTAGTCTGACAGTTTTTTTTacttccattttcccgccaattttcagaatttaaaaCGAGGAAGATCGGTGCTAAAGATGACTTTGGGCTAAACATAGCCGGGGTGCTGAGAATGagggtgcctcttatccaaaATTGGAGTCCT
This DNA window, taken from Papaver somniferum cultivar HN1 chromosome 3, ASM357369v1, whole genome shotgun sequence, encodes the following:
- the LOC113360520 gene encoding uncharacterized protein LOC113360520, producing MDPDGFSGWFYKCAWNIIGEDFIKSIQCCWSKGFIPTGMNSNFLMLLPKVKNVKRANQYGPTGLMNFRFKVITKVITSRLSLIMDKLISHQQGAFIKERNIQEHIVLASEMVNELDIKRRGGNFGLKLDITQAYDSLKWEFLFQDMKAFGFSVNFVKWIHILLKSAKISVSINGGPAGYFGVSRGLRQGDTLSPLLFVIAEDVLSRQLISMVLNKTLTPMVNRNRVQPTHIFFTDDIFIFCNCDKINVRRLMQKLNEYQRSSGQNISLTKSKCFIGGESENRKLHVDAECNISLVSFPDKYLGVTLVPGSIKYTHVWECVEYLQDKLAGWKGQLLSFQERLILVKFVLSSIPIYNMSVYKWPARVLKECGLDIRKLEVINKALLMKLYWKILNGEEEWEKLFQAKFKNIRGEWITYYKKSSIWPSIKMIINEVEHNTRWLVSDGQQISVWQDTWIKDRPLCEIFPGNLLMQTNPNMKVAELLTNGEWIVPPEFSQFFGANELLVADNTSDRRIWCGSSTVRSGEERDEEQGYNEVESGGDKTNSGAQLVVFD